A region of Halosolutus amylolyticus DNA encodes the following proteins:
- a CDS encoding DUF932 domain-containing protein — protein sequence MQEQTYAFDDLDQLYETTDKLPQVERHEVYAHHEGEDVWEEIPYRDSLWTDDLRATGVVSSSKDFYNIIQYGDILETICDAIDRHQDSYDLGVTGTISLSPTAHKMSAKIGFTGDTTVYAADDDPIELGLQIQSGHSGFHAVKYDVGGMRQVCSNGMMAFDGRLHFEQTHSEPFQPSLAYNAVDSVVESPEIVENRIEEAQNQTFLNQDEALLVLLEKGLGEYLEQPVPDLLNSLHDEINDKDSPTLWETYNAATRALTHYSKDVPDYELDTGFEKAATLLENGYSKLPNANKLGKETVEDRADQFIEEQDETETYWNGEEESLRELMAEHQTRA from the coding sequence ATGCAAGAACAAACCTATGCTTTCGACGACTTAGACCAACTATACGAAACCACGGATAAACTACCACAGGTTGAGCGTCACGAGGTCTACGCACATCACGAGGGCGAGGACGTGTGGGAGGAAATCCCGTATAGAGACTCGCTGTGGACGGATGATCTGCGGGCAACCGGCGTGGTCTCCTCCTCGAAAGACTTCTACAACATCATCCAATACGGAGATATCTTGGAGACGATTTGTGATGCTATAGATCGTCATCAAGACAGCTACGATCTTGGTGTCACTGGAACCATCAGTCTATCACCTACTGCACACAAAATGAGTGCTAAAATCGGCTTCACCGGCGACACAACTGTATATGCAGCCGACGATGATCCTATCGAGCTCGGACTACAGATCCAGTCTGGCCACTCCGGCTTCCACGCAGTCAAATACGATGTCGGAGGGATGCGTCAGGTCTGCAGCAACGGAATGATGGCCTTCGACGGACGGCTTCATTTCGAACAGACACACAGCGAGCCATTCCAACCCAGCCTTGCCTACAACGCGGTTGACAGCGTTGTTGAAAGCCCGGAAATCGTCGAGAACCGGATTGAAGAAGCACAGAACCAGACCTTTCTCAACCAGGACGAAGCACTACTGGTCCTACTTGAGAAAGGTCTCGGAGAGTACCTCGAGCAGCCAGTACCCGACCTCCTGAACTCCTTACACGACGAGATCAACGACAAAGACAGTCCGACGCTCTGGGAGACATACAACGCTGCGACACGTGCGCTCACACACTACAGCAAAGATGTTCCCGACTATGAACTCGACACTGGCTTCGAGAAGGCAGCGACCCTCCTGGAAAACGGATACTCGAAACTACCGAATGCCAACAAACTTGGAAAAGAAACGGTAGAGGACCGGGCTGACCAGTTCATCGAAGAACAAGACGAGACAGAGACGTACTGGAATGGGGAAGAAGAAAGCCTCCGGGAACTTATGGCAGAACATCAGACACGGGCCTAA
- a CDS encoding Cdc6/Cdc18 family protein, protein MFDNTSTSSGIIYSERYLNGEASLKPTGRDKEIHAIRDGLRPLIKRNTPETLLIHGTPGTGKTMCVNHVFDALATETSVKTIQINCWQYSTRSALLTELLIQLGYPAPRKGKPVDELLSKLREWLQKNRSVAVSLDEFDQLKEKTEVAYDLHMLSQQTENKLGLIVTSNLPPDEIMLDSRSWSRLNCRTIEFEPYTATQLEKILQDAVEQTFKPGTVSNEVIETIAEQVADNTGDCRQAFEQLLQAGHRAMRQGTREVTEQDLTEVDD, encoded by the coding sequence ATGTTTGACAACACCTCTACTAGCAGTGGCATCATCTATTCAGAACGCTACCTGAACGGTGAAGCCAGCCTCAAGCCCACGGGTCGCGACAAAGAAATCCATGCGATCCGTGACGGTCTCCGGCCACTGATTAAACGCAATACACCTGAAACCCTGCTTATCCACGGAACGCCCGGAACCGGGAAAACCATGTGTGTCAACCATGTGTTCGACGCACTCGCAACCGAGACCAGTGTGAAAACCATTCAGATCAACTGCTGGCAGTACTCTACTCGTTCCGCGTTACTCACCGAACTACTGATCCAACTCGGATATCCAGCACCACGCAAAGGCAAACCGGTCGACGAACTACTCTCCAAACTCCGTGAATGGCTTCAGAAAAACCGGAGTGTCGCCGTATCGCTTGATGAATTCGACCAGTTGAAAGAAAAGACCGAGGTTGCGTACGACCTCCATATGCTCAGCCAACAAACCGAAAACAAACTTGGACTAATCGTGACATCCAATCTCCCACCGGACGAGATCATGCTTGACTCACGGAGCTGGAGCCGGCTTAACTGCCGAACCATCGAGTTCGAACCCTACACCGCTACCCAGCTTGAAAAGATCCTTCAAGATGCCGTGGAACAGACATTCAAACCCGGAACGGTCAGCAACGAAGTGATTGAGACTATCGCAGAACAGGTCGCAGACAATACAGGTGATTGCCGGCAAGCTTTCGAACAACTGCTTCAGGCCGGACACCGGGCAATGCGGCAAGGCACACGCGAGGTCACAGAACAGGATCTCACCGAAGTAGATGATTGA